One Lacipirellulaceae bacterium DNA window includes the following coding sequences:
- a CDS encoding sulfatase-like hydrolase/transferase yields the protein MSRPNVFSRRLREGFALLLGLVASFSFANDSPNIILIFTDDQAWNGTSVAMDPNNPDSKSDFYQTPSLERLASEGMRFSNAYSAAAVCSPTRAALVTGKSPGQINYQDLYYVDSVRGGLRHPLTPPQVLQLDRHQEGIADRVKQANADYATHLIGKWHISGATPQDLGFDSYDELRRDTTPEDPKGIMARSNAAVSFVEQQVAAEKPFFLQLSEFALHQPIRPTPENVAKYENLPPGSRHTSVEYAAYTEDLDTGIGNLLDRVDALGIRDNTYVIFASDNGSSTNDSRSTPLFSGKKSIFEGGIRSPLIISGPGIDANSHSAVPVTTMDLYSTVSDLVGNATPFDVDVEGASLKALLENGGQLPDGTEYLQRAHAEQGALYFISPSNIASGSTYRLRPMAAVRQGDYKLVRIFGENGNPDEDLLFNMSASVEETETVSHALNLARIEPEVASELGQRLDNWIDSADVPLPYNVASDVTVQWLADQRNGHRDVVVSNEWRATTDIKQKFRETWYQSTSPQATPRRTSAESYQRSLPTEAFTFDGDDRMSHQYFHVSDEVERISNRAFPTGEEDYDRSVSYEFWVRLQDLTNDHILFESGSPDRGLSVTLGDANNDGLHREARFRVVGANGESIAVTGDIGRYADPTKDLVHLAVVYSDDPNDRYAQIFANGHPVARTQGLSGTENSLHWDSFEQGFENASLGNASAAELGAAGGTGDLPFTAAGLRGEVAVVRYHNHSISAQEVLANYNDVLDPVGIGVDTLAGDLRLPASRPSSVGLGDFESDEVMVFEERRDQLAEDLPVDFLTAADGAGVLPAENLFTSYLFHFDPEGSDPLSTELVSGFAIFEKPILGVIFDSASLASTDSILGSVGNYGEETDRGLTLDEENFFAISGEGNSLFFDFAVSGEEMIQFRVLTEKATLHPADLNFDAKVDFQDLAIWQEAYGMDDGGDINADGFSDGTDFLAFQRPFVEGIAVPISADFDDDGDIDEDDLALWKAAFGVSRDADADLDGVSLGSDFLIWQRQRLSNPDFNGDTVIDGDDLAMWKNAYGVNSEADANSDTLTDAEDFLAWQIRASAEGQSGFGSVPEPTSMVLGMSLIACLLWRRERVYSQTA from the coding sequence ATGTCGCGCCCGAACGTATTCAGTCGCCGCCTACGCGAAGGTTTTGCGCTGCTTTTAGGTCTCGTCGCTAGCTTCAGCTTCGCGAATGATTCGCCGAACATCATTCTGATCTTCACCGACGATCAGGCCTGGAACGGTACCTCCGTAGCAATGGATCCGAATAATCCAGATTCGAAAAGCGACTTTTATCAGACACCTAGTCTCGAGCGACTCGCATCAGAGGGAATGAGGTTCAGTAACGCCTACTCGGCAGCGGCAGTTTGCTCGCCGACACGAGCCGCTTTGGTAACTGGGAAAAGCCCAGGGCAGATCAATTATCAGGATCTGTACTACGTGGACTCAGTCCGGGGAGGTCTGAGACATCCCCTCACGCCCCCGCAGGTGTTGCAGTTAGATCGCCACCAGGAAGGCATTGCAGACCGGGTAAAGCAGGCGAATGCCGATTATGCGACTCACCTAATCGGGAAGTGGCATATCTCGGGCGCGACACCCCAAGATCTCGGCTTTGACTCTTACGACGAATTGCGCAGAGACACTACGCCAGAGGATCCCAAGGGGATCATGGCACGCAGCAACGCAGCGGTGTCCTTCGTCGAACAGCAAGTAGCAGCTGAGAAGCCCTTTTTCCTTCAGCTTTCAGAGTTCGCTCTTCATCAGCCCATCCGACCCACTCCAGAAAATGTTGCTAAGTATGAGAACTTGCCTCCGGGTAGTCGTCACACCTCCGTCGAGTACGCGGCATACACTGAGGATCTTGATACGGGTATCGGAAACTTATTAGATCGCGTCGATGCTCTCGGGATTCGCGACAACACTTATGTGATTTTTGCATCTGATAATGGATCTTCGACAAACGATAGCCGTTCGACGCCTTTGTTCAGCGGCAAGAAGTCGATCTTCGAGGGTGGAATACGATCGCCGCTCATTATTAGCGGTCCAGGGATCGACGCAAATTCCCATAGTGCGGTGCCAGTCACGACGATGGACCTCTATTCGACCGTTAGTGATTTGGTCGGCAATGCAACGCCGTTTGACGTTGATGTCGAGGGGGCAAGCCTGAAGGCACTTTTAGAGAATGGTGGACAACTGCCTGATGGGACTGAATATCTCCAAAGGGCGCATGCTGAGCAGGGGGCTCTTTACTTTATTTCGCCCTCGAACATTGCTAGTGGCAGTACCTATCGCCTACGGCCTATGGCAGCGGTTCGACAAGGCGATTACAAGCTCGTCAGGATTTTCGGCGAGAATGGGAATCCCGATGAGGATCTTCTGTTTAACATGAGCGCTTCCGTAGAGGAAACCGAGACGGTATCACACGCGCTCAACTTGGCTCGTATTGAGCCAGAGGTCGCCAGCGAGCTTGGCCAGCGGCTGGACAATTGGATTGATTCTGCTGACGTTCCGCTGCCTTACAATGTGGCGTCAGATGTCACCGTTCAGTGGCTTGCCGATCAGAGGAATGGACATCGTGATGTGGTCGTCAGTAATGAGTGGCGAGCGACGACCGACATCAAACAAAAGTTTCGAGAAACTTGGTATCAGTCGACGAGTCCTCAAGCAACTCCTCGCCGGACTTCCGCCGAAAGTTATCAACGCTCTTTGCCTACGGAAGCTTTTACGTTCGATGGCGATGATCGGATGTCGCATCAATACTTCCATGTGTCAGACGAGGTTGAACGGATTTCCAACCGTGCCTTTCCGACCGGTGAAGAGGACTACGATCGCTCCGTCAGCTACGAATTCTGGGTTCGATTACAGGATCTGACCAACGATCATATCCTCTTCGAGTCTGGCAGCCCTGATCGCGGACTCTCCGTGACTCTGGGGGACGCGAACAATGACGGGCTTCATCGCGAAGCGCGCTTTCGCGTTGTCGGTGCTAATGGCGAGTCAATCGCTGTCACGGGCGATATTGGTCGCTATGCGGATCCCACGAAGGACCTCGTCCATCTGGCTGTGGTCTACAGCGACGACCCCAACGATCGGTACGCACAGATTTTCGCTAACGGTCACCCGGTAGCTCGCACCCAAGGACTTTCTGGAACGGAGAACTCGCTTCATTGGGACTCGTTCGAGCAAGGCTTTGAAAATGCTTCTTTGGGAAACGCCAGTGCCGCAGAACTTGGTGCCGCCGGTGGAACTGGAGACTTGCCCTTCACGGCAGCCGGCCTAAGAGGTGAGGTCGCAGTGGTTCGATATCACAACCATTCGATCAGTGCTCAGGAAGTGCTGGCGAACTACAATGATGTTCTTGACCCCGTGGGCATTGGTGTGGATACACTTGCCGGCGACTTGCGACTTCCTGCTAGTCGCCCCTCCTCAGTCGGTTTGGGAGACTTCGAATCAGACGAGGTCATGGTCTTCGAGGAACGTCGCGACCAGTTAGCCGAAGATCTCCCTGTGGACTTCCTAACTGCTGCTGATGGGGCCGGTGTTTTGCCGGCCGAGAATCTGTTTACCAGTTATCTGTTCCATTTCGATCCGGAAGGATCAGATCCGTTGAGCACCGAATTGGTAAGTGGTTTTGCGATTTTCGAGAAGCCGATCCTCGGAGTGATTTTTGATTCGGCATCTTTGGCCAGTACGGACTCGATCTTGGGCAGCGTTGGAAATTATGGTGAAGAGACGGATCGGGGGCTCACCCTCGACGAGGAAAACTTCTTTGCTATTTCTGGCGAAGGGAACAGCCTGTTTTTCGACTTTGCCGTTTCTGGTGAGGAGATGATCCAGTTCCGTGTGCTCACTGAGAAAGCAACCCTACATCCTGCGGACCTCAACTTTGATGCGAAGGTAGATTTCCAGGATTTAGCTATCTGGCAGGAAGCTTATGGCATGGACGATGGGGGGGATATCAATGCTGACGGGTTTAGCGACGGTACAGACTTTCTCGCTTTCCAAAGACCGTTTGTTGAGGGCATCGCGGTTCCGATTAGCGCGGACTTCGACGACGACGGCGACATCGATGAAGACGATTTGGCACTATGGAAAGCAGCCTTTGGGGTTTCAAGAGACGCCGATGCCGACTTGGATGGGGTTTCGTTGGGATCAGATTTCTTGATTTGGCAACGACAAAGACTCTCGAACCCAGACTTCAACGGCGACACCGTGATTGATGGCGATGATTTAGCAATGTGGAAAAACGCCTACGGTGTGAATTCCGAAGCGGATGCGAACTCGGATACACTTACTGACGCTGAAGACTTCCTTGCTTGGCAAATTCGGGCAAGTGCCGAAGGCCAGTCTGGTTTTGGCTCTGTGCCCGAGCCTACGAGCATGGTACTCGGCATGTCACTCATTGCGTGCTTACTTTGGAGACGCGAGCGAGTTTATTCGCAAACGGCCTAA
- a CDS encoding sugar phosphate isomerase/epimerase family protein, whose product MGNKSIKKALHTAAQLEYDGVQIDTRRELLPSELSATGLRQFRKMLDDLNLRVGSVTFPTRRGYGDPADLDRRVQATLEAMKLASELKARTIILLFGEVPELESPRFSMLVDVLETLGSQGNRLGVSIAGHAPKATNTELEALMNALPEGTCGLDLNPAELIAHGHSPQEYAESHGAHIRHIYANDAVQGFGGSGSTDVELGRGTADVPALLGMLEEHNYRGWVTVQRNDSPNLLGDCSNAVKYLRSL is encoded by the coding sequence ATGGGCAACAAAAGCATCAAGAAAGCATTGCACACTGCAGCTCAACTGGAGTACGACGGCGTGCAAATCGACACACGCCGCGAACTCCTCCCGTCCGAATTATCCGCAACCGGTCTGCGACAGTTTCGGAAGATGCTGGATGATCTGAATTTGCGGGTTGGATCCGTGACGTTTCCAACGCGTCGGGGCTACGGGGACCCCGCGGACCTTGATCGCCGTGTGCAGGCCACGCTGGAAGCAATGAAGCTCGCTTCAGAGTTGAAAGCGAGAACGATCATCTTGCTTTTCGGCGAAGTGCCTGAGCTGGAAAGCCCACGGTTCTCAATGCTTGTCGACGTGCTAGAAACCCTCGGAAGTCAAGGCAATCGCTTAGGGGTCAGCATTGCAGGTCATGCTCCCAAGGCCACGAATACAGAGCTGGAAGCCCTCATGAACGCCCTGCCGGAAGGCACCTGCGGACTCGACCTGAATCCGGCTGAGCTGATTGCACACGGCCATAGCCCGCAAGAGTACGCGGAGTCTCACGGCGCACATATCCGACATATCTACGCCAATGATGCTGTTCAAGGCTTTGGTGGTAGCGGCAGCACAGATGTTGAACTGGGCCGCGGCACCGCCGACGTGCCTGCATTGCTCGGGATGTTGGAAGAACACAACTACCGGGGCTGGGTAACGGTCCAGAGAAACGATTCACCCAATCTGCTGGGAGATTGCTCCAACGCGGTGAAGTACCTACGGTCGCTGTGA
- a CDS encoding Nif3-like dinuclear metal center hexameric protein: protein MPQLSDITSILETYAPLELAEDWDNVGLLVGDPDWSVQRLMTCLTITPATVREAVEGQANLIVAHHPLPFHPLKAITTSTTAGKMLLELIAHRIAVYSPHTAFDSAQAGINQHLAIGLGLREIQPLEPASDEEPEVGAGRSGIAGEPLTLSELANRLASFLKSERVQIVGSASQEVSRIGVACGSGGSFLEKAIQAGCDALVTGETNYHTCLEAEAQGVGLVLAGHFASERFALLTLADYLSDQMNDVEVWASRTDRDPVSSL, encoded by the coding sequence ATGCCCCAACTCAGCGATATCACTTCGATTCTCGAAACCTACGCCCCGCTGGAATTGGCGGAAGACTGGGACAACGTCGGTTTGCTTGTGGGTGATCCGGACTGGTCTGTGCAGCGTCTTATGACTTGCCTCACCATAACCCCCGCGACAGTCCGAGAAGCCGTCGAAGGGCAAGCAAATTTGATTGTCGCGCACCATCCGCTTCCCTTTCATCCTTTGAAAGCCATTACCACTTCGACAACTGCCGGCAAGATGCTTCTTGAACTGATTGCCCATCGAATCGCTGTGTACAGTCCACACACGGCATTCGATTCGGCCCAGGCGGGGATCAACCAACATTTAGCCATTGGACTTGGCCTGCGTGAGATTCAGCCGCTTGAGCCTGCTTCTGACGAGGAGCCAGAGGTGGGTGCCGGTCGCAGCGGGATCGCTGGGGAGCCACTGACCCTGAGCGAGCTAGCCAATCGACTTGCTAGTTTTTTGAAATCTGAGCGAGTTCAAATCGTCGGGTCCGCTTCGCAGGAAGTTTCGCGAATTGGCGTCGCTTGCGGTAGCGGCGGTTCGTTTCTTGAAAAGGCGATTCAAGCTGGATGCGATGCGCTCGTTACCGGCGAGACGAATTACCACACGTGCCTGGAAGCCGAGGCACAAGGCGTTGGTCTCGTCCTGGCGGGACACTTCGCCAGCGAGCGATTCGCACTCTTGACGTTAGCAGACTACCTTTCGGATCAAATGAATGATGTCGAAGTTTGGGCCAGCCGCACTGATCGCGATCCGGTAAGCAGCCTCTAG
- a CDS encoding glycosyltransferase family 2 protein → MNQSELDLEEPGFRFLTALPVFNEESHVDEVLDKVRNYASDILVVNDGSSDGTGERLAARNDIAVVTHETNQGYGAALKTAFEYAIVHRYDVLVTIDCDGQHEPQRIQALVNACDPTVSEPVDIVSGSRYLDPAAKKKSAPRDRRRINLQITEEMNCRFGLNLTDSFCGFKAYRVQSLAKLDLKETGYAMPLELWVQAAAHQLRIVERSVPLIYLEEERTFGGALDESDTRLRYYHEVMDRAMESTRSLFAAQRDSSAQDDDCRPCPEEDTSVASGS, encoded by the coding sequence ATGAATCAATCCGAACTCGATCTGGAAGAACCTGGCTTTCGCTTCTTAACAGCGTTGCCAGTCTTCAATGAAGAGAGTCACGTTGACGAAGTTCTCGACAAAGTACGGAACTATGCTTCGGACATTCTCGTTGTGAATGACGGCTCGTCCGACGGTACGGGCGAAAGGCTTGCTGCTCGTAACGACATTGCAGTGGTTACCCACGAAACCAACCAAGGCTACGGTGCGGCTCTGAAGACGGCCTTCGAATACGCCATTGTGCATCGCTACGACGTGCTGGTCACGATCGATTGCGATGGACAGCACGAACCCCAGCGAATTCAGGCGTTGGTCAACGCTTGCGACCCCACGGTGAGCGAGCCAGTCGACATTGTCTCGGGAAGTCGCTATCTCGATCCGGCTGCGAAGAAGAAAAGCGCTCCGCGTGATCGAAGACGAATCAATTTACAGATCACCGAGGAGATGAATTGCCGTTTCGGTTTGAATCTCACCGATTCGTTTTGTGGGTTCAAAGCCTATCGGGTTCAATCCTTAGCGAAGCTCGACCTCAAGGAAACGGGCTATGCCATGCCGTTGGAACTGTGGGTGCAAGCGGCGGCCCATCAGTTACGCATCGTCGAACGGTCCGTACCGTTGATCTATCTTGAAGAGGAGCGAACCTTTGGCGGTGCCCTGGATGAGAGCGACACGCGGCTTCGCTACTATCACGAAGTGATGGATCGAGCGATGGAATCGACCCGCTCGCTCTTTGCCGCTCAACGTGATAGCTCTGCCCAGGACGACGATTGTCGCCCCTGTCCCGAAGAAGACACCTCGGTTGCTTCCGGCTCGTAA
- a CDS encoding rhomboid family intramembrane serine protease: MIFPYSVDAPLYHLPFATVGLIVANVVLFLCAAFGPIYVDDGWLLEYGTGVHPVQWFTSRFMHADLGHLLGNMFFLWVFGLIVEGKLGWLRFLCVYFAIAIGQAALEQVVMSGYSGVTPGSLGASAGIFGLMVISCIWAPVNNINVLVWFAFLIVFTFEVMVGVFAAFFVGLDITMWLIFGGYAGSSILHLMGGFLGGILGVVMLKRNMVDCEDYDLFSYWSGEYGAEKQKKRQAAKEADPARLAAVQHSKRLEAEKKLEAYLHIGQPEQAIALRRRMIDQGMSLDISREQLLALIVGLHKKQEWAKSAPVMAELLERFPEDSQAVRLKLAQICLMELEKPNRALELLQPLNKNSLAEPHQKLFKKIVVAAKHQIEQGVVEIDNDDW; this comes from the coding sequence ATGATCTTTCCCTACTCGGTTGACGCTCCGCTCTATCACTTGCCGTTCGCCACCGTCGGATTGATTGTGGCGAATGTCGTCTTGTTTCTTTGTGCGGCCTTTGGGCCTATCTATGTGGACGATGGTTGGCTTCTGGAATACGGCACGGGAGTTCATCCCGTCCAATGGTTCACTTCGCGATTCATGCATGCTGACCTCGGCCACTTGCTAGGCAACATGTTCTTTTTGTGGGTCTTCGGTTTGATTGTCGAAGGGAAGCTTGGCTGGCTTCGCTTTCTCTGTGTCTATTTCGCCATCGCGATCGGACAAGCCGCATTGGAACAGGTCGTGATGAGCGGTTACTCAGGTGTCACCCCCGGCTCATTAGGTGCCTCCGCCGGTATTTTTGGCTTGATGGTCATTTCTTGCATCTGGGCTCCCGTGAACAATATCAACGTACTCGTTTGGTTTGCATTTCTCATTGTCTTCACGTTTGAAGTGATGGTCGGCGTGTTCGCTGCGTTTTTTGTCGGTCTTGATATCACGATGTGGCTCATTTTTGGCGGCTACGCTGGTAGTTCGATTCTGCACTTGATGGGTGGTTTTCTAGGGGGAATCCTCGGCGTGGTCATGCTGAAACGCAACATGGTCGATTGCGAAGATTACGATCTCTTCTCGTATTGGAGCGGCGAATACGGCGCTGAGAAGCAAAAGAAACGTCAAGCAGCAAAGGAAGCTGATCCGGCGCGACTTGCCGCGGTGCAACATAGCAAGAGACTTGAAGCGGAAAAAAAGTTAGAAGCGTATCTCCATATCGGCCAGCCGGAGCAGGCCATCGCGCTGCGCCGCCGCATGATTGATCAAGGCATGTCGTTGGACATCAGTCGTGAACAGCTTCTCGCGCTGATCGTCGGCCTTCACAAGAAGCAAGAATGGGCCAAGTCGGCTCCAGTGATGGCAGAGCTGCTCGAGCGTTTTCCGGAAGATTCCCAGGCAGTTCGACTGAAACTCGCACAGATTTGCCTGATGGAGCTGGAGAAGCCAAATCGTGCATTGGAACTACTACAACCACTCAACAAGAACAGCCTAGCCGAGCCGCATCAGAAGCTCTTCAAAAAGATCGTAGTAGCCGCCAAGCACCAGATCGAGCAAGGGGTCGTCGAAATCGATAACGACGATTGGTGA
- a CDS encoding sigma-70 family RNA polymerase sigma factor: MTTSPANPDALLVEAIRAGKPDAWTRLIGQYEGRLLAFVESRLRRRAASEDVVQDTFIGFLTSLPNYDVRRPLESWLFTIAAHKLTDYLRREGRRPAVPFSSADGSSGNWEPEGRARHASSIARSAERRRLEDEVLADGIEAQLNKWREQGDWEKVKCMEMLFVVGRGNKEVAEALSLSEQQVANFKYDFLERLRKFIRTERLNLDVFPELASK; the protein is encoded by the coding sequence ATGACCACGTCTCCTGCGAATCCTGACGCCCTACTGGTCGAGGCGATTCGCGCTGGAAAACCCGACGCTTGGACTCGCTTGATCGGGCAGTACGAGGGGCGCCTGCTGGCATTTGTCGAGAGCCGTCTCCGCCGCCGTGCTGCCAGCGAGGATGTCGTCCAAGATACGTTCATTGGCTTCTTGACGAGCCTTCCTAACTACGACGTCCGTCGCCCGCTGGAAAGCTGGCTGTTCACGATCGCCGCCCACAAACTGACCGACTATCTGCGTCGCGAAGGGCGTCGTCCCGCGGTGCCTTTCTCCTCTGCCGACGGCTCCAGCGGCAATTGGGAACCCGAGGGTAGAGCACGTCACGCGAGCAGCATCGCACGAAGTGCCGAACGCCGACGACTTGAAGACGAGGTCCTCGCCGACGGCATCGAAGCCCAACTCAATAAATGGAGAGAGCAGGGTGATTGGGAAAAAGTGAAATGCATGGAGATGCTGTTCGTCGTCGGACGCGGAAATAAGGAGGTCGCTGAAGCGCTCAGCTTAAGCGAACAGCAGGTGGCGAACTTTAAGTACGATTTTTTGGAGCGACTACGAAAATTCATTCGTACGGAGCGATTGAATCTCGATGTTTTCCCTGAACTTGCCAGCAAGTGA